One window of Marinobacterium aestuarii genomic DNA carries:
- a CDS encoding site-specific integrase, producing the protein MPAHLPHTYRTATGTYYLRLIWPKAVLGFLPSISSIFRCSLKTKERSVAKHRAFAHINFFNELIASVLKYEYFKKELTEHEANIMARGVVSYLKGFVEKDSSMFLKSITHQSNSGSEVRFDYGSADQDLEALLKYLKMMGEYTEISEVHSVSRPAAVSGVLEESASGNGGQIKGYSVRELADDFLQDRLVAGKWKDEKTLQINVGRINAIVEIIGKDKIVGSLKKSDIVDVKKTLRQYPARRNLGHSASESLQVLMARDTYARISPNTAKAYFEICQSLIRFAYSNDDLEKDIARDIDFPAETLEEDEKHPFDPADLKAIVNGYMYTADYTGGKRQFLSAHFWVPLMAMYTGARLNELCQLGVADIQCEGDIWCFNITDEDEHQNLKRKSSKRKVPIHSQLLKFGFIEYWESRNKAVVGDASNTMLFEGLEYEKGSRWGRKVGRWYNGDGEAKANGYLDTVQIKNRGNKSFHSHRHTVIDLLRNAGVEEARIAAIVGHENASMTSNYGRGFNIQSLSKEIEKIRYDMDMEHVDYPRFLRMKDDFEPRQRRTHRVKRKQPIRKAKDAA; encoded by the coding sequence ATGCCTGCGCACTTACCACATACTTACCGTACTGCAACCGGGACTTACTACCTTCGCCTGATCTGGCCCAAGGCTGTTCTCGGTTTTTTGCCGTCCATTTCTTCTATATTCCGCTGCTCCCTTAAAACCAAAGAACGTTCCGTTGCTAAACACAGGGCTTTCGCACATATTAATTTTTTTAATGAATTAATTGCTAGCGTTTTAAAATACGAGTATTTTAAAAAAGAGTTAACCGAACATGAGGCCAATATAATGGCCCGGGGGGTGGTTAGTTACTTAAAAGGATTTGTAGAGAAGGATAGCAGTATGTTTTTAAAAAGCATTACACATCAGAGTAATAGTGGCAGTGAAGTTCGGTTTGACTACGGCTCTGCCGATCAAGACCTGGAAGCGCTGTTGAAGTATTTAAAAATGATGGGTGAGTATACAGAGATCTCTGAAGTGCATTCTGTATCTCGTCCTGCGGCTGTTTCTGGTGTGCTGGAAGAGTCTGCATCGGGGAATGGGGGGCAAATAAAAGGCTATAGCGTTCGTGAGCTTGCTGATGACTTTTTGCAGGATCGCCTGGTGGCGGGAAAGTGGAAGGACGAAAAAACCTTACAGATTAACGTCGGCCGGATTAACGCTATCGTCGAGATAATCGGAAAGGACAAAATTGTTGGTTCTCTCAAAAAGTCCGATATAGTTGACGTCAAAAAGACGCTACGTCAGTATCCTGCCCGACGTAATCTGGGCCACTCGGCGAGCGAGTCGCTACAGGTTTTGATGGCGCGGGATACTTATGCGCGCATATCTCCCAATACCGCCAAGGCGTACTTTGAAATCTGCCAGTCTCTGATACGTTTTGCCTACTCCAACGATGACCTTGAAAAAGATATTGCCCGCGATATCGATTTCCCGGCAGAAACCCTTGAAGAGGACGAAAAGCACCCGTTTGATCCTGCCGACCTGAAAGCTATCGTCAATGGGTATATGTATACCGCTGATTACACGGGTGGCAAGCGTCAGTTCCTGTCCGCGCACTTTTGGGTGCCTCTGATGGCCATGTACACGGGCGCTCGCTTGAACGAGCTATGTCAGCTGGGGGTTGCTGACATCCAGTGCGAAGGGGATATCTGGTGCTTTAATATTACCGATGAAGATGAACATCAGAACCTGAAGCGCAAAAGCTCGAAGCGCAAGGTTCCGATTCATAGTCAGCTTCTGAAGTTTGGTTTTATTGAGTATTGGGAATCGCGTAATAAGGCCGTAGTTGGCGATGCGTCAAATACAATGCTGTTTGAGGGGCTTGAGTACGAGAAAGGCAGTCGTTGGGGGCGTAAAGTTGGACGCTGGTATAATGGTGACGGCGAGGCGAAGGCCAATGGCTATCTCGACACAGTCCAGATTAAAAATCGTGGTAATAAATCCTTCCATAGTCATCGACATACGGTTATTGACCTGTTGCGGAATGCCGGTGTAGAAGAAGCGCGTATTGCTGCTATTGTCGGGCACGAGAATGCCAGTATGACGAGTAACTACGGACGTGGCTTCAATATTCAGTCGTTGAGTAAAGAAATAGAAAAAATACGCTATGACATGGATATGGAGCACGTCGATTACCCGCGTTTCTTGCGGATGAAAGATGATTTTGAACCGCGTCAGCGACGTACTCATCGCGTGAAACGAAAGCAGCCCATTCGTAAAGCTAAAGACGCCGCGTAA
- a CDS encoding plasmid recombination protein, producing MAGYQFIHYEAYGTKGTSKKRSLTSIAREAERVSYSHPHVKSPLQPEYLLGTSFVAVAEQVSIAADASTTLHGGKKRKVRADANTGIGLIASYPLSVADLDALPDEQRQLRLAEIREWAEDSIAFAQSEFPGRVQVAALHWDESHPHIHILVGATEPCNDFKQLHKGELARRAVQGNDRTGQGKKAGNDAYKAEMRRFQDRYHHEVAVHYGQARIGPRRQRLTRAQWQREQAKAEALANAKRQADIVDRQAAKVLSDAQAQATWLVEATQEEARLQTARIAQEKERAEKLHQQAQADALVAAQARQTAEDARVAAQALVEKFKPYESLGGRILGFFGLKKLFEHRAEKRWRQKTKVLHAQIYRLTGEVSRVDAINCERETATRALNALKVALQVPIDAQAFRSEGDAVRARLDQLQQFMKASSSDQVLADVLDNYVIQLRLMAHTQPGNGVGGAVTDPAQSL from the coding sequence ATGGCGGGTTATCAATTTATACACTACGAAGCATACGGAACTAAGGGGACGAGTAAAAAGCGCAGTCTGACGTCAATTGCGCGGGAGGCTGAACGGGTGTCTTACAGCCACCCGCATGTTAAGTCGCCGTTGCAGCCTGAGTACTTACTGGGCACTTCGTTCGTTGCAGTGGCGGAGCAGGTTTCGATAGCGGCAGATGCGAGCACCACTTTGCATGGCGGTAAAAAGCGCAAGGTAAGGGCCGACGCCAATACAGGCATTGGCCTGATAGCGAGTTATCCGCTGTCAGTCGCTGACCTGGACGCGCTGCCGGACGAGCAGCGGCAGCTGCGCCTGGCAGAGATACGGGAATGGGCGGAAGACTCAATTGCATTTGCGCAAAGCGAATTTCCCGGCCGCGTACAGGTTGCCGCGCTGCATTGGGACGAGAGTCATCCGCATATCCACATTCTGGTGGGGGCGACCGAGCCCTGCAATGATTTCAAGCAATTGCACAAAGGTGAGCTGGCCCGCCGAGCTGTGCAGGGCAACGACCGTACAGGCCAAGGTAAAAAAGCCGGTAACGACGCGTACAAAGCTGAAATGAGGAGGTTTCAGGACCGTTATCATCATGAAGTTGCCGTGCACTACGGTCAGGCCCGCATAGGGCCGCGGCGTCAGCGGCTGACGCGTGCGCAGTGGCAACGTGAGCAAGCTAAGGCGGAAGCCCTGGCCAATGCCAAGCGGCAGGCCGATATCGTGGACCGGCAAGCGGCAAAGGTCCTGTCGGACGCCCAGGCGCAGGCTACGTGGCTTGTGGAAGCGACGCAGGAAGAAGCCCGGTTGCAGACCGCGCGCATTGCGCAAGAAAAGGAGCGGGCCGAAAAACTGCATCAGCAAGCCCAGGCGGATGCGCTTGTTGCGGCTCAGGCGCGCCAAACGGCGGAGGATGCGCGGGTCGCGGCCCAGGCACTGGTGGAAAAATTCAAGCCGTACGAATCACTGGGCGGCCGAATACTGGGGTTCTTTGGTCTCAAAAAGCTCTTCGAGCACCGGGCGGAAAAGCGCTGGCGGCAAAAAACAAAAGTGCTGCATGCGCAGATCTACCGGCTGACCGGCGAAGTGAGCCGCGTGGATGCGATTAATTGTGAGCGTGAGACCGCAACACGCGCGCTGAATGCGCTTAAAGTGGCTTTACAGGTGCCTATCGATGCTCAGGCTTTTCGGAGCGAAGGTGATGCTGTCCGGGCGCGACTCGACCAATTGCAGCAGTTCATGAAAGCCAGCTCGAGCGATCAGGTGCTCGCGGATGTGCTGGATAACTATGTGATTCAACTGCGGTTGATGGCACATACGCAGCCTGGCAACGGGGTAGGGGGCGCGGTTACAGATCCGGCGCAGTCGTTGTAG
- a CDS encoding SDR family oxidoreductase yields MDLSLEGARIIVTAGAGGIGRAIVDGFREAGAQVATCDIDEVALAALPEDIFRQQVDVADSDALTRFVDAAVERLGGLDCLVNNAGIAGPTGRIEDLEVGVIEQCLSICLTSQFVTIGRAVPHLRQSHNPSIVNISSLAGRLGFKLRSPYAAAKWGVIGLTKSMAIELGPDKIRVNAILPGIVAGDRQRRVLEARALARGTSFDEAEREAFSFTSIHDYVTPQQIADQVIFLASPRSMTVSGQSISVCGDTGMLG; encoded by the coding sequence ATGGATCTGTCCCTTGAAGGTGCCCGCATTATCGTCACGGCCGGTGCAGGAGGCATCGGGCGCGCGATTGTCGATGGCTTCCGCGAAGCTGGCGCACAAGTCGCCACCTGCGATATTGATGAAGTAGCCCTTGCTGCGTTGCCTGAAGATATCTTTCGGCAGCAGGTCGATGTCGCGGATAGTGATGCCCTGACGCGATTCGTTGATGCGGCGGTGGAGCGACTTGGCGGGCTCGACTGTTTAGTCAACAACGCCGGTATAGCTGGGCCGACCGGGCGGATCGAGGACCTGGAGGTAGGAGTGATCGAGCAATGCCTGTCGATCTGCCTGACCAGCCAATTCGTAACCATCGGTCGCGCCGTCCCGCATCTGCGACAAAGCCACAATCCGTCGATCGTGAACATTTCTTCGCTGGCGGGCCGACTGGGCTTCAAGCTTCGCAGCCCCTATGCGGCGGCCAAATGGGGTGTGATCGGCCTGACCAAGTCCATGGCCATCGAGCTGGGCCCGGACAAGATCCGCGTTAATGCGATCCTGCCCGGCATAGTGGCCGGTGATCGCCAGCGCAGAGTGCTGGAAGCACGGGCGCTGGCAAGGGGTACTAGCTTCGATGAAGCGGAGCGCGAGGCGTTTTCGTTCACCTCGATTCATGACTATGTCACGCCGCAGCAGATCGCCGATCAGGTTATTTTCCTGGCCAGCCCTCGCAGCATGACCGTGTCGGGACAGTCGATTTCAGTCTGCGGCGATACGGGAATGCTTGGCTGA
- a CDS encoding TRAP transporter large permease: protein MAVLLFGSLLLFLVVGVPVTFALGLAAIVTIWLGEIMPMLIVPQEMIRSINSFPLLAIPFFILAGDLMQRGGISHRLVEFSRTLVGSMNGGLAMVAIVTSAFFAAISGSGAATTAAVGAILIPAMITQGYSASYATANQAASGALGVIIPPSIPLILYAIAANQSVSDMFAAGFLPGFVVVGSLMLYAYFHALKHPATRDEPASFAEIFRAGRKAILALLMPALILGGIYGGIVTPTEAAVIAVVYSFIVGAIIYRELPLRDVPDILRKSAVTSAVVVSIIATAGLYGRIILSLEIPTLISELVVGFIDSPWLFVILVNILLLFVGMFLEAAAAILIFTPILLPIALNFGINPIHFGIIMVVNLAMGMFTPPVGLNLFIASQISRISIAHLTRAILPFVALMLVVLMIISFVPWLSLTLTGH, encoded by the coding sequence ATGGCTGTGCTTCTTTTTGGGTCACTTCTGTTGTTTCTGGTGGTTGGCGTGCCCGTGACCTTCGCGCTAGGGCTTGCTGCGATCGTCACCATTTGGCTGGGCGAGATCATGCCTATGCTTATCGTCCCGCAAGAGATGATTCGTTCAATCAATTCATTCCCGTTACTTGCCATCCCATTTTTCATCCTCGCGGGCGATCTGATGCAGCGCGGTGGCATCTCGCACAGACTGGTTGAATTCTCGCGCACGCTCGTAGGCAGCATGAACGGCGGACTGGCAATGGTGGCCATCGTGACGTCAGCCTTCTTCGCCGCAATCTCTGGATCAGGCGCAGCAACCACTGCGGCGGTCGGGGCCATCTTGATCCCGGCGATGATCACCCAAGGCTACAGCGCCTCTTATGCAACGGCCAATCAGGCCGCGTCCGGTGCACTGGGCGTCATTATTCCACCGAGTATTCCGCTGATCCTCTATGCCATCGCCGCCAACCAGTCCGTGAGCGACATGTTCGCGGCGGGCTTCCTGCCGGGATTTGTCGTTGTTGGCTCGCTGATGCTCTACGCCTATTTCCATGCGCTGAAGCATCCCGCGACGCGTGACGAGCCCGCAAGCTTCGCCGAGATTTTTCGGGCGGGCCGCAAGGCCATCCTCGCCTTACTGATGCCAGCGCTGATTCTCGGCGGTATCTATGGCGGCATCGTCACGCCGACGGAAGCAGCGGTCATCGCCGTGGTCTATTCCTTCATCGTCGGAGCCATTATCTATCGTGAACTGCCGTTGCGAGATGTCCCAGACATTCTACGAAAATCTGCCGTCACCTCGGCTGTGGTGGTCAGCATCATCGCAACCGCCGGGCTCTATGGGCGCATCATCCTGTCGTTGGAGATCCCTACGCTCATCTCCGAACTGGTGGTCGGCTTCATCGACAGCCCGTGGCTGTTCGTCATCCTAGTCAACATTCTGCTGCTTTTTGTCGGCATGTTCCTTGAGGCAGCGGCGGCGATCCTGATATTCACACCGATCCTTTTGCCGATCGCGCTGAATTTCGGCATCAACCCGATCCATTTCGGCATCATCATGGTGGTGAATCTCGCGATGGGAATGTTCACACCACCGGTGGGGCTGAACCTGTTCATCGCCTCACAGATATCACGCATCTCGATCGCGCACCTGACGCGAGCAATCCTGCCTTTCGTCGCACTTATGCTTGTGGTGCTGATGATCATCAGTTTCGTCCCCTGGCTGTCTCTGACGCTGACGGGTCATTAA
- a CDS encoding TRAP transporter small permease, producing the protein MQVVLRKLIRGVDQVNWLCGWFLAALLLVMTVLISWQVFARYVMGNSLTFSEEVARFSMVWLTMLGAAYAYRHGSLIAVDMLSEIAGGRFAKGLRLIIAVASCIFAWVLLTEGVNITERVVAQTAPSIRVSMAWLYASVPAGAAMILINAFAIIADNFTARKD; encoded by the coding sequence ATGCAAGTCGTTTTGCGTAAGCTGATACGAGGTGTGGACCAGGTCAACTGGCTGTGCGGATGGTTTCTGGCCGCTCTCCTGCTGGTGATGACCGTGCTGATTAGCTGGCAGGTCTTCGCGCGCTACGTGATGGGCAATTCGCTGACCTTCTCCGAGGAAGTCGCTCGCTTCTCGATGGTCTGGCTGACCATGCTGGGGGCGGCTTACGCCTATCGCCACGGCTCGCTGATCGCGGTCGACATGCTCTCCGAGATTGCGGGGGGGCGGTTTGCAAAGGGACTGCGCCTGATCATTGCGGTGGCATCCTGCATCTTCGCCTGGGTCTTGCTGACAGAGGGGGTCAACATCACGGAACGCGTTGTCGCGCAGACCGCGCCCAGCATACGGGTGTCGATGGCCTGGCTCTACGCGTCAGTGCCTGCGGGCGCGGCAATGATTCTTATCAATGCTTTCGCCATCATCGCAGACAACTTTACCGCAAGAAAGGACTAG
- a CDS encoding TRAP transporter substrate-binding protein: MRNFVFATAATISFMAGTAVAQETEVFDVSLPLGPTSHHAVGVLKFGEELERLSGGRLTIRPHYDNALGGEREVVEGISFGLIDMGISSTGPMGGFVDDFMLFDLPYVFTSPEQAYGFLDGQYGDGLAQKLDDQAGVKILGWMENGFRHNTNSVRALNTPDDLAGIRHRTQESRVQVDTWSALGANASPMAWTEVFTALQQGVMDSQENPIATIYDVKFYEVQKYLNLTGHVYSPAPLMMGSKLFNSLPDQDQAIVLEAAATAVQVQREASQLMEQQLITKLEELGMVVTRPDLALFRERVQPVIEQWKGTVGAELVNAAINFQP, translated from the coding sequence ATGCGAAACTTTGTCTTTGCCACCGCGGCTACGATCAGCTTCATGGCCGGCACCGCCGTCGCGCAGGAAACCGAGGTATTTGATGTAAGCCTGCCTCTCGGGCCAACCTCGCATCACGCAGTCGGCGTACTCAAATTCGGTGAGGAGCTGGAGAGACTGTCTGGTGGGCGCCTCACCATCCGGCCCCATTACGACAACGCCTTGGGCGGTGAACGCGAGGTCGTCGAGGGAATAAGCTTCGGCCTGATCGACATGGGTATTTCCTCGACCGGACCCATGGGTGGCTTCGTCGATGATTTCATGCTGTTCGACCTACCCTACGTTTTCACCAGCCCTGAACAGGCCTACGGCTTTCTGGATGGGCAATATGGTGACGGGCTGGCGCAGAAGCTGGACGATCAGGCAGGCGTCAAGATCCTGGGTTGGATGGAAAACGGTTTCCGCCACAACACCAACAGCGTTCGGGCGCTGAATACACCCGATGATCTGGCCGGTATCCGGCACCGCACACAGGAAAGCCGTGTGCAGGTCGATACCTGGAGCGCACTGGGGGCTAATGCCTCGCCCATGGCCTGGACCGAGGTCTTTACAGCGCTTCAGCAGGGCGTGATGGACAGCCAGGAAAATCCAATCGCGACGATCTATGACGTCAAATTCTATGAAGTGCAGAAATACCTGAACCTCACGGGCCATGTGTATTCGCCGGCGCCCTTGATGATGGGGTCGAAGCTTTTCAACTCTCTGCCGGACCAGGATCAGGCGATCGTACTTGAGGCTGCCGCAACCGCCGTGCAGGTACAGCGTGAAGCGTCACAGCTCATGGAACAACAACTTATCACCAAATTGGAAGAGCTAGGAATGGTCGTCACACGTCCCGATCTCGCACTATTCCGGGAGCGTGTACAGCCTGTAATTGAGCAGTGGAAAGGGACCGTCGGGGCCGAACTGGTGAATGCCGCTATCAACTTCCAGCCTTGA
- a CDS encoding GntR family transcriptional regulator, protein MNDVQRDSWARLGPLALQEGATAQSLVYATLRHALISGYFRPGEEISLRKVAAVLETSVTPVREALRRLEGDGGLETFGGNRVLRVPILTDAELIDIRDIRVNLEGFAAAQAINRIGPSQMRVISNAFNLMQSATETGDVDMYLENNWRFHSLIYRAADRPILMNQIKGLWLRVGPLIRIAVAAPMHFDQSMASHCAALQALRDGDPEALQQAIIRDITEAASDLQKTLRIWEAQTEQHSRRGGRNSK, encoded by the coding sequence ATGAACGACGTCCAGCGCGACAGTTGGGCCCGGCTGGGCCCGCTGGCGCTACAGGAAGGTGCGACCGCGCAATCGCTGGTCTACGCGACACTACGTCATGCCCTGATCAGCGGTTATTTCCGCCCGGGCGAAGAAATCAGCTTGCGCAAAGTGGCGGCGGTTCTGGAAACCAGCGTCACCCCCGTGCGTGAGGCCTTGCGGCGACTTGAGGGTGATGGCGGGCTCGAGACGTTCGGCGGCAACCGTGTTCTGCGCGTCCCCATCCTGACGGATGCGGAATTGATTGATATCCGTGATATCCGCGTCAATCTTGAAGGCTTCGCCGCAGCACAGGCAATAAACCGGATCGGACCGTCCCAGATGCGCGTCATCAGCAACGCCTTCAATCTGATGCAAAGCGCTACTGAAACCGGCGATGTCGACATGTACCTGGAAAACAACTGGCGCTTCCATTCGCTCATCTATCGCGCAGCAGATAGGCCGATCCTGATGAACCAGATCAAGGGCTTGTGGCTGCGGGTGGGGCCGCTTATCCGCATCGCTGTCGCGGCGCCGATGCATTTCGACCAATCGATGGCCAGTCATTGCGCTGCCTTGCAGGCGCTGCGGGATGGCGATCCCGAAGCCCTGCAACAGGCCATCATCCGCGACATCACTGAGGCTGCCAGCGATCTGCAGAAGACTCTGCGTATCTGGGAGGCTCAGACGGAACAACACAGCCGCCGCGGCGGGAGGAACTCCAAATGA
- a CDS encoding 3-hydroxyacyl-CoA dehydrogenase NAD-binding domain-containing protein yields the protein MTRRVAVIGGGLIGRAWALVFARAGCEVRLWDPDPKVRARALDELAEACHLSGDDPAALAQVTVCADMAAAVDKVEWVQENGPEKLEIKREIYAELDRIASMETILASSSSALVASRFATGLPGRARILVAHPVNPPHVIPVVELCPGPDTAPEVMDRAEAFMRAVAQVPVRLACEIDGFVLNRLQAVLLAESLRLIEQGIVTPQGLDDTICHGLGRRWALLGPMATINLNAPGGVKDYLDRYGPTMARLSDSAARGEAFTETAADIIAADLPAPAQVQELSRRRDTRLAELGRFLRDND from the coding sequence ATGACACGACGCGTTGCAGTTATCGGCGGTGGCCTGATCGGCCGAGCCTGGGCATTGGTTTTTGCGCGGGCAGGCTGCGAGGTGCGGCTGTGGGATCCGGACCCCAAGGTGCGAGCGCGCGCACTCGACGAACTGGCTGAAGCCTGCCACCTGAGTGGCGACGACCCAGCTGCCCTTGCGCAGGTGACGGTTTGTGCAGATATGGCCGCTGCCGTCGACAAGGTGGAATGGGTTCAGGAAAACGGCCCAGAAAAGCTGGAAATCAAGCGCGAGATATATGCCGAACTCGATCGCATCGCTTCGATGGAAACGATCCTCGCCTCATCCAGTTCGGCGCTTGTCGCCTCGCGCTTTGCCACAGGTCTGCCGGGGCGGGCACGTATCCTTGTGGCGCATCCTGTGAACCCGCCCCATGTCATTCCGGTGGTGGAACTATGCCCCGGCCCTGATACCGCGCCTGAGGTCATGGACCGCGCCGAGGCGTTTATGCGCGCCGTGGCGCAAGTACCTGTTCGCCTAGCCTGCGAGATCGACGGCTTCGTGCTGAACCGGTTGCAAGCAGTGTTGCTTGCCGAATCGCTCCGGCTGATTGAGCAGGGCATCGTGACCCCACAGGGGCTGGACGACACGATCTGCCACGGCCTGGGGCGGCGCTGGGCGCTGCTGGGACCGATGGCGACGATCAATCTGAACGCGCCGGGGGGGGTGAAAGATTATCTTGACCGCTACGGCCCCACCATGGCGCGGCTGAGCGACAGCGCCGCACGGGGGGAGGCTTTCACCGAAACTGCCGCCGACATCATTGCAGCGGATCTGCCCGCGCCCGCACAGGTGCAGGAACTCAGCCGCCGGCGGGATACGCGGTTGGCCGAGTTGGGCCGATTTCTACGCGACAACGACTAA
- a CDS encoding 3-keto-5-aminohexanoate cleavage protein has translation MTTKRKVIITCAVTGAIHTPSMSEYLPVTASEIAEAAIGAAEAGAAIVHLHARNPEDGRPDQTAEAFKPFLEVIKQRSDCVVNITTGGAPTMSIQDRIRPAAKWKPELASLNMGSMNFGLFPMLKRFEGKLKHEWERNYIGDKGILFHNTFEDIEHILTTLGANGTKFEFECYDTGHLYNLKYFMDAGLVKGPLLIQTVFGLMGGIGAHPDDVMHMKRTADRLFGDSYRWSVLGAGRNQLPIAAMSAAMGGHVRVGLEDSLWASAGRLATSSAEQVQAARQIIEGLGLEIASPDEAREMLELKGADKVSF, from the coding sequence ATGACCACCAAGCGTAAAGTTATTATCACCTGTGCCGTCACCGGTGCAATCCACACACCATCCATGTCGGAATATCTACCAGTCACCGCCAGCGAGATCGCCGAAGCCGCGATAGGCGCGGCCGAGGCAGGGGCGGCGATTGTTCATCTGCACGCCCGTAACCCCGAGGACGGTCGCCCCGATCAGACTGCCGAAGCCTTTAAGCCCTTTCTTGAAGTTATCAAGCAGCGCTCGGATTGCGTGGTCAACATTACTACCGGCGGCGCCCCCACCATGAGCATCCAGGATCGGATCCGTCCCGCCGCCAAATGGAAGCCTGAGCTTGCGTCCTTGAACATGGGCTCTATGAATTTTGGCCTCTTTCCGATGCTCAAACGCTTTGAAGGGAAGCTGAAGCACGAGTGGGAGCGGAACTATATCGGTGACAAGGGTATCTTGTTCCACAACACGTTCGAGGATATCGAACACATTCTCACTACGCTGGGCGCCAATGGCACGAAGTTCGAATTTGAATGCTATGACACAGGCCATCTGTATAACCTCAAGTACTTCATGGATGCAGGATTGGTCAAGGGGCCGCTGTTAATCCAAACGGTATTTGGTCTGATGGGCGGTATTGGTGCGCATCCCGATGACGTGATGCACATGAAACGCACCGCTGACCGTCTGTTTGGCGACAGTTACCGCTGGTCGGTTCTGGGTGCGGGCCGTAACCAGCTGCCGATCGCCGCGATGTCGGCTGCTATGGGCGGCCACGTGCGGGTGGGTCTGGAAGATTCGCTCTGGGCGTCGGCCGGTCGTCTGGCGACCAGCAGCGCCGAACAAGTACAGGCTGCACGGCAGATCATCGAGGGGCTTGGATTGGAAATTGCCTCCCCCGATGAGGCGCGCGAGATGCTTGAACTGAAGGGTGCTGACAAAGTTTCTTTCTGA
- a CDS encoding gamma carbonic anhydrase family protein gives MSVQGPDDGEAWIAPGAILVGDVRLARDASIWFGVVMRADDDTIEIGEGSNVQDNAVLHVDPGYPLRIGKGCTIGHRAMLHGCTIGDNSLIGMGAMVLNGARIGRNCLIGAGALVTEGMVIPDNTLVVGSPAKPKREIGPEGEADIRRGAAAYCERWKRYRAELACRTTTSGIVIGRGAP, from the coding sequence ATGAGCGTTCAGGGACCTGACGACGGGGAGGCTTGGATCGCGCCTGGCGCCATCTTGGTCGGAGATGTGCGTCTCGCCCGCGACGCCAGTATATGGTTTGGGGTAGTCATGCGCGCTGACGACGACACCATCGAGATCGGTGAAGGGAGCAACGTGCAGGACAATGCGGTTCTGCATGTCGATCCCGGCTATCCGTTGCGGATTGGTAAGGGGTGTACCATCGGCCACAGGGCAATGCTGCACGGTTGTACGATTGGCGACAACAGTCTTATCGGCATGGGCGCAATGGTGCTTAACGGTGCAAGGATCGGCCGCAATTGCCTGATAGGTGCCGGTGCCCTCGTCACCGAAGGGATGGTAATTCCCGATAACACGCTGGTCGTGGGCAGTCCCGCGAAGCCGAAGCGCGAGATTGGGCCGGAAGGCGAAGCTGACATCCGCCGGGGGGCCGCAGCCTATTGCGAGCGATGGAAGCGCTATCGGGCGGAGCTTGCCTGCCGAACTACTACCTCGGGCATTGTCATTGGTCGCGGAGCGCCGTGA
- a CDS encoding helix-turn-helix domain-containing protein: MIKTINNTRYDDLIRWLRCAREEAGLTTRELAARLDEPFQFVSKVELGQRKLNVYEYVQYCEALGLNPGDGLVLLKKKSPTAWSGKPTTTAPDL; encoded by the coding sequence ATGATCAAGACGATTAACAATACTCGCTACGATGACCTGATTCGCTGGCTACGCTGCGCCCGTGAAGAGGCAGGCTTAACCACGCGAGAGCTGGCAGCGCGCCTGGATGAGCCCTTTCAGTTTGTTAGCAAAGTAGAGCTCGGGCAGCGCAAACTTAATGTCTACGAGTATGTGCAGTACTGTGAAGCGCTAGGCCTAAACCCAGGGGATGGACTGGTGCTTCTCAAGAAGAAATCACCGACAGCCTGGTCTGGCAAGCCTACAACGACTGCGCCGGATCTGTAA